The stretch of DNA AGTCCTTTGGCAGTTTGTTCAGCCTGTACCTTCTCGTTAGGAGATTATATCTAATATGTGACCGCTGTGGCGCTCTGCAGCAAGGCATCGTGCCATCATGTACATATATGAAGTTCAGAAATGTTAGAAGGAACAGcgagttttttttttaatgttccTTATAATCTGAATGTGGTTTGTTTTTATAGCCGCAAATGCAATTTTTTTTTGGCTGTCAATAGAAATAAGGCTTCTGATAACCGATCTTTGATATTCTCACTGGATCGTCAATGTTCCTAAGAAAGGAGCTCGTAAGCATCCTAAGGGTGACAACATAAGGCTTCTGATAACCGATTTTTGAAACAAAGAACACTTTAGATGATTAGATCAACCTAAAGACTAAGAGTGCATGACTACTGTGGAAACCTGTAGGGCTCACAATCTCACAATTTTACGATGTCATTTTTCGATCTTGCTCTTAAGATTGTGACAACTGACAACCTATATAGTACGAGCAATCTTACAATGTTATTTTTCAATCGCAATCATTTTCTGAGGTGGATGTTCTCCTATATCATGTGATTTTTATGCAATTCTTATATCCTACACCCATGTGTAGGATACTCTATACTCCCTCCCACTCCCCCACTCCCCACTCATCCTCaacttccatttttttttttttttcacaaaaaattAACTTCCAATTTTAAGAAGCAGTTACCACTATCATATTTAAGTGTTTTGTAGTATTGCATTCACGATATAATACTATTATATTCAAATAAattttagtgaatatgacaatgTTGTATAATGAATATGCGCTTTATAATGTGATATTCACATTATCacactattatattcacttttagtttagtgaatatgacagtgtagtttgatgaatatgtattatGTAGTGTGATATTCATCTCGTGCCTCTATTATATTCACTTTTAGTTTAGTAAATATGACAttatagtttagtgaatatgactctATTTGTTCAAATATATTGAACAATGACGATCTTGAACGTTTTATTCCATATCAAAACCGCATAATACAAAATAATTTAAAGGaataaaaataattatgtgatatgatatgaatatgtcaattacGTAATGTGAATATATgagaaaaattaaaataaataacaaaatatatCAAATATGATCTCAATTTGTAGagaaataaaaattatgaataatgatatattttttataattttataatttacTAAATTTAATAACTATTTATTATAATAAAAGTTTAAAAGAGAGAGTACCATGCACCATACTCCTGGGTGCATGGTATAATTTGCCATTTTTATGTGACAGATTCATGATTGATCACCTTGAAGCATTGTCCGAAATAGACATTGTTTAACTCCTGGTATGTCTGTCGACTGTCgatagtcttttagctaggatgtTGGAGCGCCGAGTGTGAGCTTTccttaaaagtaggggtacaaAAGATATTAGACTATAGTTAAGAATTATAAGTCAGAATAACTAGGAAGTTGGAAGGTATAATTACGCGTTTTTCTGAAAAGCAGGATACAAATGGGATTAACTCATACTTCttctcatccaaaccaaaggtaacaattgttttatcacacttgtcgagatacgttttgcaacgtgaatatctttaactacacattattaaaaattataatgatatttttatagcattcgtgacgataaatcaaacaagaaattaaatgatatattttgtcttatagattaagaataataaaaaaaattcccTACGACCATAAAAATAGTGCAAAAaacaagtgttacctttggtttgaatGAAATGGAGTATCTCAATACTCATACAATCATACTAGAGGGATATAAATGAGAATTTCCCAAAATTTTAAGTAAATTTATCCCAAAATATAGTGTTTTCAAATatactagttttaatcccgtgcaaaaaTTGCACGGGGTTACTTATTAAACAattgttattattaaattatGAATGAAAAAAATGTAGAAATATTGAAAttcaaatatacaaaattatataTAAGAATATCAATCGACAATATTGAATATAGTAAAGACAATAACATTAATACAGTCGTTATtacatgagacggttttacaCGGTGAGACGATTTCATTGTATATAAAAATAACTTACTTATTAGTATTAGATAAATAGTTTATTTGTAGAAATAAACCGTCTCACAGGGTGACCCGTCTTACTCTATAATTCGTGTCAATCTAAATAGGCTGAATAACAAACTGTTGGCTCAAAAtctaaatatgattaaaataggCTTAAACAACCTCAAACTAACCCATTAAAATCCTAGTACATATCGCCAAAGCCCCCACCTTCACCTAATAATAGTAAATCAGTAATGCTAACCTAACATACTTCACATACCTCTTTCTCCCTCGCTCTCTCTCATCAAACACACCGTCACCAGTCACCGTCATTATATCACTCCCTCAAACTCATTCTCTCACTTCTGTCTCTACTTTATCTCTCGTAAATCTCATGGATTCATAGTCCCTATAATTTCTCTCTATAATCCTCATTCTTTAAACAATATATCATCtccttactcgataatgtttaccTAATTGTCAATCTCTCTCACTATCAGCTATGTTGGTTTCATTTTTTGTTCATGTTTCTGTGATTTTTTTCTATTCAATTTCTCATAGATCTGATGGTTATTTTTCTAAaagttgattttttatttttttataaattataaaatttttAGTGAATATCATAGATTTAATGAgtattatttttttaaataaaattactcaATATAAGTAAGTATGTgtttttaaataatattctttttACTTTATTTCATTGCCTATAttatgtttaaattattttttttcatttatttaaaaCTTATTTTCTATTTTGAATGTAATCTTCCCTTTTTTTGaagtttctttattttattttttttgacaaaACAATAGAGTATTTCTAAGAACGGAAATCAAAtctattaaatttaaatgacttGAATATTTTCTGAAGAATATTTATCAATTAAATTCCTAAATCTTattttttatataagttttttatGGTTTAATGGCATATTTTTCCTATACTGAATTACAGGATTTTTAAAGAGATTATTTTGAAATAAATTGTTAAATTTAGTTTTCAGATTTTTTTGaagattttaaaacaatttttaaatGTTAAATATTTGTAATCACTTTCTTGAGATCATTTAAAagaattagattatattaattcaaattagattagcttagattatacggagtattaatacaatgattttattataaaaaaacgtgcaaaataaactcaaaatcaTTTTTTTCGGAGTAATTTTTCAGATTTGAATTGGGTGGAGGAGATGagaggagagagggtaattaaatggTGTATAGAACATGGTGGGTCCTATATTGACCAAATTTCTAAAAAATTCTAGCCAATGGGAAGTCTTGAAAgaacctagcttttatactaggtagattataatataatataatatataatttATTATTAATTGTTTATGGAAACAGACAAATAATTTAGGGATAAATTTTAGGTAAATAAGGAACAATTGAATTGGGTTTGACGGAGTATTGTgagtagaggtggcaatcgggtcagtcatGTCGTGTTTGGGTTGGGTCAGGTTGTGTCAAGTCGGGTCCGGGTCATATCAGGTTGGCCAACCCTTTTGGGTCGGATCGGGTCGGGTTCAGGTCATTATCCGATCAGGTGATATTTGGGCCGGGTTATTTCGGGTCAATTGACGTATtgggttgggtcgggtcattatcgggtcccgTTACTTTATCACATTACTTCAAATTTTGACCATAATATTTAGTTTTTAAGcgttatttggtttaattatttCATTATCAAGACAAACGAATTAAACTAAAttcaaaatcactttcattttgatcaatattaagcttaataattgttggttcatcaatttaatcggttAAGTATTCAGTCAGGGTCGGTTTCGGGTCATTGATCATTGGGTCATTTCAGGTTACGTGTCCTCATCAGATTGAGTTGGATCGGTTTCGAGTTGCAATATTCTCGAGTTCTGTCAGGCTAGATTTACTCGAGTTCGGGTCAGGTCACTACAGAACACATATAACAAATCTTATTTACACATATAGCAAAACTGTATGTTTGTTATTAAGATTTGCATGCAGAAATACGGAGTATAGCCTTATCAAATTGTATTAAgttacaattggtctcccttgtgacgggttaccatttgtggcggatattttgttagataaaatggtaacaaaatgggttagtggagaaaggagaccacatgaatagtgttgcagagagagaaaaagtgggtactttgtaagataaaatggtatccgtcactcaagagtgacggatatgtcatgtcttcaatgagaatttgtgattaagTTATCTATCTGACCATTTCTCATGGACCAAAGCAGCAATCTGATGTTTCGTATTGTATTAAGTTATCCATTCCAATCATTTActtatctatttttatttttattttttattagtcCGTCTTAACTCAGCCCTACCCTAACACCCAATCAAATTAGAAGTGGATTAAGGGGGAATTGCACACTGAATTTTATTtgtcttgccatcatcaaagggggaaattgaaaaaacccaatttgattaagctagtgttgatgatgccttaagacaaattaatctcgttattatttaattgtgtgcctcttaagtttaaccatatagcatgaagctccaattgtcgattcaaggttatcaagaatgtcatcatgaagatcaaagatgaagattgtcattagtgctaatgtcatgtgttgtaaggtgatcgtttaacacgaatttacgtttaggtgcaaaaacaacagttgggtcaacagttaattaaggctcgtctttgaTGAATCTTTGTTAAAACGTTTTCAATGTTCACAAATGTTTTCTGGAAATATTTTGAAGTCTTTTAAAGAAAATTGAGTTTTCAATGacttgctaaggagtttgcttgcacaataagacacttactataaatgggttgtttgcttttacatttatggaaatgtttatggttcccataaatacaaccatttatgcttgtttcttgttgaaaaacccagcctatttttgtgtgtgtgcacaacctgatttcttgcaatcttaggcaccgatttcttgagaAAGAATACTCGGTTGCTTGTAGAGGAATTCGGATGGcttgtgcatgttgcccaagcaaactacttacaatattttaatcacttgtgcttatgagtgtaagatattttaatgtaaaGTATAATACTTGAACATTTtaaatagcttgcttaattcatttttacaagtgtgcaacaaacgagttttaaactgaaaaagacttaagctttcaatcgagtaaattaactttgcaaaaccgtttatcatttcaaaatctttgaatcttttgcaagtttgtttatttatcttttgagtcttttacttgagtttggtattgcacctagtcgttttagttgtgttcaaggatcccgtgttttgtacttaaactttatctcctccgttcaattgagtgaacaacattgagataagtggtctTGTAACAAAAGGGTAGAACCaaaaagtcttaggatagagttatccttaagcatgaagtcttcgaagcggagtaacttttgagcatgaagtctttcggcggagtagcccaaagcaaaagtcttattgcggagtagctttaagcaaggggtatttcggcggagtagcccaaagcaaaagtcttggaagcggagtagcttttaagcattagcaaacggagtaggttggggagttgttttattattcggggtggtcttagtttgtatgagtttacttctgagaggtttaataaaatagcgttggacgtaggtcgcggagtagtgactgaaccagtttttaaaaacatcgttagtcgtgtctatttcaatttatttccgctgcacactCTACTCACGTTTTTATCTACAGAATCAACTGTTGATTACATTGTAACTTTtgcttgctgaatcgttgttgaatacttctaactctctagttctaagtatcgactcctcctttcatctaagcattgtttaaagtgtttaagagtttttaaagaagctttcattaagcttatattttaaatagacacctaattcaccccctccccatCTTAGGTGTCCTCGTCCGTGAcacttcaattggtatcagagccttgtgctcttgataactGGTTAACTACCAatgagttgatcctatagtcatgGACGGGAAACATACTAAGTACCCTATCTTCAAAGGGGATAACTACTCCTGGTGGAAGCACCGTATGGAACACTACGTCAAAAGTACGGATTATGAGTGTTGGGTCattattcaaaagggtccccttgcTATAACGATTCTCGACTCACGATGGGAACAGTCTTAGTAAAAAGTGAGGAAAGTTATGTCGAGTCTGACTATCGTAAAGTCGAGAAAaattctaaagccatgtccattcttcaatatggcatcggtgaacaagCTATCAATCGCATCTCCGGATGTAACTCGgctaaagagatttgggacacgtTAAATCTTGCTTATGAAGGAACGTCCTAAGTCAAGAAgcatcgtattgaccttctcatgcaacaatatgagatgttcaatatgatgaaagatgagtcaatcaatggtctttcttctcgcttttctagtattgttaatgaacTTAAGAGTCTAGGTAGAGAGTTCGAATCCGAGGATATAGTCCGAaagatccttcgtagcctaagtgataaatggcaaccgaaggtgaCGGCTATTGAGGAGGCTAAAGATCTGTCCAAATTGTCCCTCAATGAGCtaatgggctcactcatggcaCACGAGTTAAGTCTCGCAAAGCGCTCGGGTGAAAGTTCCAAAGCTAGAGGTTTCGCTCTCAAATCAACCTCAagtgatgaggaagaagatggaGATGACGAACAAGCCATGTACTCACGTAACATGGCGGATATGATCAATAGTCACAATCCTAAGAAGTTCAACAATACTAACAAGAAAcgttttcaaaagaagagatCTTATTCCACAGTGGCTTGTTTCAAATATGGTGAGAAAGGTCACCTTATCAAAGATTGCCCCAAGTGGAATGAGTTCAAATCTAGAGAAAAACGAGATTTTGCAAAGAAAGATTTTAAGCATAAAGTCATGTCTGCAATATGGGGTATATCTGATTCCGATGAGGTTGaagtccttgaggaagaattagatGCCAAAGTTTGTATGACAACTCGTCTTGATCTTGACGGACCCAAGTCTTCAAAGAAAGAATCCGCACTCTGTCTTATGGCGCACTCCGACGACTACAGCGATGACTCCGACACCGAGGTAATGTATCTGAAGAACAAGGTGAGAACTCTTTCTAAAGAAAAGCTTTGTTTGATGTTTGATGATGTACTTGACAAGAGTCTTGCTAAAAACGATAAACTCTATGACTTGCAAACTCAAATTGAGGAAATTGCTGAAGAAAATGTTGGTCTTAGAGAGTGTCTAGACGAGATAAAAGAAAGTAACATCATTCCATCactcagaaaaaaaaaattaaaaaattgaagAAAGAAAACCTTGTTCTCACGAATATTGCTAGCTCGTCAAAATCAACAGTTGCCTCAACTGTTGTTTCTGATGTTGAAAAAGAAAACGAGTCTTTAATTATTCAAGTTGATATTTTGATTAAAGAACGAGACTCACTGCTAGCTGACCTTATACCTCGTGtcgacatgataataaacaactTGAAGAAATTGCTATGTTGCTTAGTGATGAATGTAGTCATGCTAAATCCGCTTTCGACAAAGTAGGCAAACTAAATCTTgaccatcttgctaaaattgaaacattgACCAAAGAGTTGCATGATGCTAAAGAGTTTTAcaggaaatgggaaggtagccaaAACATTTTAGACTCCCTCATAAATCAGTCTCAAAAATCTGAAGAgaaagctggacttggtttccAAAGTAACAGTTCAGTGAACTGTAACTTCAGAAACCAGGAACCAAGCAAGATTGATTTTCGAAGTAAAAAATATGCAGGCCTTCCTGAGTATATTGTTTGAAACTTTTGTGTTAAGACTGGTCATGACTTTAATGGTTGTCCTAACCGACTAAACGACTTAAATAAGAACATCAAGGTTGCTAAAAAGGAGTGGGTTCGCAAAGATTTGATTAACAATGCAACTCAAAAAAAGGGATCCAAATTCGTTTGGATTCCTAAACTAACctcttgatttcttataggcattagtgagaggcattaacaattggtacttagacagtggatgttCACGTCATATGACGGGAAGTAGAAACCAATTTCTCTCACTAGAAGCCTACAATGGTGGCACCGTGACGTTTGGTGATAATAAGAAAAGTGAAATTATTGCAATCGGAAAGGTTTGTAAGTCATCTTCAcaatgtgtcgacaaagtgttgcttgtcaaaggtttgaagcataatctccttagcatatctcaattgtgtgataatggtaatattgttgaattttgtGCTAGTGAATGTCGTGTCTTAGATGGAAATACAAGGTAAGTTGTTCTAGAAGGAAAACGTGTTAAATATATTTACTTGACTAATCGTTTTGCATTGTCTAGTCGTACCATGTCTTGTATGAGTGCTTTGAAAAAGAACGACCCATGACTTTGGCATAAGAGATTAGGTCACGTAAATGCTAGAACATTGAACACCTTTAAGCGACTTGACTTAGTCGACGACATTCCTAATATGAAATTTGACTTTAATAGTTTGTGTGATGATTGTGCTAAGGGGAAGCAAGTAagaagctcctttaaatccaaaaagttcGTTAGTACATCTAAACCTCTTGAGTTACTTCATATTGATCTATGTGCTCCAATGCGTGTTAGAAGTAAAGGAGGTAGTCGTTTCTTATGTGTGATTGTTGACGATTTTTCACGATTCGTTTGGATTCTCTACTTGAGTTCTAAAGATGAagtatttgatgaatttttaatttggttgaaaggtccaaaacaagtttgataaaaagctcatatctttgagatccgaccatggaaccgaatttgaaaattcCTCATTTATTACTTATTGTGATGAGCACGGTATTAGCCATAACTTTTCCGCGCGTGCTAAACCTCAACAAAACGGGGTTGTAGAGCGTATGAACCGTACACTTGAAAACATGGCTAGGACTATGCTCATTAGTAGTAAGTTGccaaagaatttttgggccgaagccgtcaacacatcatgtgacaTTTATAACCGTGTTATGATCCAAAAAATGCTTAACAAAACACCCTACGAGTTGCTTAAAGGAAAAAAGCCTAATTTATCCTATTTGAAatgctttggaagcaaatgttttgttcacaacaatggaaaagataatttgggtaaattcgatgctcgtagtgatgaggcCGTATTTGTCAGTTATTCGGATcgtagcaaggcttataaagtgtataataaacgaacCATGAAAATGGAACAAAGTGTGCATATCATATTTGATGAGTCTAGTCTTTTTCATTCTAATACacaggaagaagatgatgaagatgatgaggaaacTATGAGCTTGGAATGATCCGACATGACATGGATGATGTACACGAGGAGAACGAACAAGAGGAACAGAATCAACAGTCGGATCAACTGTTGATTGAAGGAACTGGCCAAGAGACAGGGGGAACAGAACCACTTGAACCACAAAATGAGGCTACgacatccagggggaatgagggtacacttgaacaaaatgaacaaacaGAAACAAACCCTCAAACACAAAATGAACCAGAATCAACAGTTGAGCGAACTGTTGAGTCAGAACCCCAAGAAGCCTCACCATCCTTAATCgtaccaaagaagtggaaacaccaTAAATCTCACCCCTTTTCTAACTTGACCAGTGACTTGAATTCGGGAAGgaaaacaagatcatccctcaatgatttctttgcatctcatgcgttcctctcacaaattgaaccGACGAACATCACCATGGCACTTGAAGATCCGAGTTGGGTGATGGAAATGCAAGAGGAACTTAATCAATTCAAAAGGAATGAGGTATGACATCTTGTCCCTAGACCTAGTGGTTATACCTTAATTGGTACcaaatgggtctttcgcaataatcTAGATGATTCGGGCaatatcgtaaggaataaagttagactagtggtgcaaggatttaaacaacaagaaggCATTGATCATAATGAAACCTTCGCACCaatagctaggcttgaagccatacgtatgctcatagcttttgcagctcacaaaggcatcaaactgtttcaaatggatgtcaaaacggcttttctaaatggttatttagaagaagaggtctttgtggagcaaccatcgggttttatgaacaatgaatttccaaaccatgtctttaaattggacaaggcgctttatggtttaaaacaggctccaagAGCTTGGTCTGATCACTTGTCAAAATTTCTTTTAGAAAATGGTTTTGTGCGTGGATCGGTTGATAAGACATTGTTCATAAAGTCACAGTGTGGTGAACTGTTGATTGTACagatttatgtcgatgacataatatttggtgcaacgaatgaactcctttatttgtacttttcggaactaatgaaatctgagtttgagatgagtatgatgggagaactaggtttcttccttgggcttcaaatcaagcaaactcaagatggtgtgatgattcatcaacaaaagtacataaaGGAGATGCTATGTAAGTTCGGTATGACTAATTCTAAACCCTTCTCTACACCTATGGTTTCGTCCACAAAGCTTGACGTAGATGAGAATGGTATGAAAGTTGATGAAACgatatatcgaggtatgatcggttcattactttatttgaCCGCTAGTCGACcggatattttatatagtgtatgTCTATGTGCTCGTTTCCAAGCTAGTCCTAGAGAATCGCATTTCATTGCCGTAAAACGTATTCTTAGGTATTTAGTTGGAACGTCTAATTTGTATCTTTGGTATCCCTCACATTGCCCTTTTGAGCTTTTAGGATACTCGGATGCAGATTATGCCGGAAGCGTTGTtgatcgaaagagtacatccggGATGGCTACTTTCTTAGGTTTGTGTTTGATTTCATGGGCATCTAAGAAACAAAACACCGTTGCTCTTTCCACCGCTGAAAGCGAGTACGTAAGTGCCGCATTGTGTTGCGCGCAAGTTCTTTGGGTTCGACAACAACTAAGGGACTATGGTATTATCTTTGATTCAACTccaattttatgtgataatactagtgccattaacatttcaaagaatcctatacaacactcaaggactaagcatattgacataagacatcattttttacgtgatcatgtggaaaaaggtcaaattcgtcttaaattttgtagagcggaagatcaaatagccgacatttttacaaaaccgcttgaaagagaacaattcataaaacttcggttggaaattggtttgttggaTTCCACATAAAATTTTATGACGACTTGCCCTCGATGATTGACTAGAGTAGATGTTACATTTGTTTTTATAAGTGATTATGTGTTATTTTTACTCAATGAATTAAATGATTAATTTGCA from Silene latifolia isolate original U9 population chromosome 10, ASM4854445v1, whole genome shotgun sequence encodes:
- the LOC141608571 gene encoding uncharacterized protein LOC141608571, with protein sequence MGTVLVKSEESYVESDYRKVEKNSKAMSILQYGIGEQAINRISGCNSAKEIWDTLNLAYEGTIVNELKSLGREFESEDIVRKILRSLSDKWQPKVTAIEEAKDLSKLSLNELMGSLMAHELSLAKRSGESSKARGFALKSTSSDEEEDGDDEQAMYSRNMADMINSHNPKKFNNTNKKRFQKKRSYSTVACFKYGEKGHLIKDCPKWNEFKSREKRDFAKKDFKHKVMSAIWGISDSDEVEVLEEELDAKVCMTTRLDLDGPKSSKKESALCLMAHSDDYSDDSDTEVMYLKNKVRTLSKEKLCLMFDDVLDKSLAKNDKLYDLQTQIEEIAEENVGLRECLDEIKEKIAMLLSDECSHAKSAFDKVGKLNLDHLAKIETLTKELHDAKEFYRKWEGSQNILDSLINQSQKSEEKAGLGFQSNSSVNCNFRNQEPSKIDFRSKKYAGLPEYIV